The Oncorhynchus kisutch isolate 150728-3 linkage group LG14, Okis_V2, whole genome shotgun sequence genomic sequence GCATGGCCCTTCCATGAGCCTGTGGACGCCTCCAAGCTCAGCCTGCCTGTGAGTGTCCCTGCAAGCCACTACCAGAGAGCCCAGTCACATTGTGCTTTAGCTAAAATAAGACTGACAACGGTGGCTATTTATAGATATTCAAATAGTTATCTTGATTGTATATTAGGATGTCCGTTTTCAGAACCAACTGTAGAATTCTTCATCTTTTAGGTtgggaagtttttttttttaagcttgCAGACAATACAGTACTGAATAGGTCTGAAGAGCTCAGTGTACTTATTATCGGTAGAGCAGCATTAAGTAaacctgctcctctctgcctCAGGACTATCACAAGATCATCAAACAGCCCATGGACATGGGGACCATCAAGAGGCGCCTGGAGAACAACTACTACCGCAGCGCCAGCGAGTGCATGCAGGACTTCAACACCATGTTCACCAACTGCTACATCTACAACAAGGTGTGTGACATGCTGTAgccacaacattttcagtcagaAATAAGGATTTGACCAACTGAGGTTACTGGCTGGACACTAGAGGGAGTCGAAACTCCAGTTGAGTAACAACGCTCACTGTCCCCATTATCTATTTATATTTTACAGCCCTGATATGATATGTCACTTATAAGAGATATGTCACTTATAAACACAGTCTGGTAGAAATGAGGCTGATCTCACATCTTATTTAGGGAAGTTACATGTATTCTCCAGCCGAATTAAAGCTTTCCGTGGTGACTGTCTCCCAGCCAACAGATGACATTGTTCTGATGGCCCAGTCCCTGGAGAAGGCTTTCCTTCAGAAGGTTGCCCAGATGCCCCAGGAGGAGATAGAactgccccctcctcccccacgGGGCAAACCGGGCAAGCCAGGCAAAGGACGCAGACCCGCAGGTGAGCATGAGGGGGGTTGTGTGATTCTGTTTGTGTATGGTTAATGAATGTTTTTGAGTGATTGTTTTTTTGGTGGGGGATACTTTTTGTATGATTATTTTGGGGGAAATGTGTTCTGTTTTGATATTGACTcagatgatatatatatatatatatatatatatatatatatatgccattTAGACATGACGCTTTTATCCATATATATATTTCTTATGGGTGGCcccagtgggaatcgaacccacaaacctTGGCATGGGcaaacaccatgctctaccaactgagccacacaggaccacgtgAATACACATAATCTCCCATGCGTAATACATTTTTCTTCATTTGCCTCAGTACCAGGAGGAGTGACCACTGCTCACCAGGTCCCGGCAGTGTCCCAGTCCGCGTACTCTCCCCCCACGCCGGACACCCCGGAGTCGctgctctccacccctccacagacACTCCAGGCCAAGAGTTTACCTCCTACCCTCCACAGTACTCCTGCTATGCTAGGCTTACCCCCCACACAGCCCACAGCCAAGGTAAGGGCAGCAGTCGATACACAAATACTGTCAACTACTGTCTGTACACTGTTCACTTACCCCTAAACTACACTAATGTTGTACAACTTTACCTTATGGCCTTGCAGCTGACAGTGCTACTGTAAATGAAAGTATCTACTGATCAAAGTGTTTGCGACAATGTTAGGGCAGCAGTTGGTGACATCATCTGACATTGTCATTTACAATTATCTGAAATGGCAGGCTGTTCGGTCAATGACAAGAGCCCCTGTGTCTCCGTCTCCAACAGAAAAAGGGAGTGAAGCGGAAAGCagacaccaccacccccaccaccatggCCATGCCCATACCCATCACCATGGGCGTTGGCGGGATTGGCATGGGCATGGTCGGTGGACCCGACTCCCCGTTGACACTCACCTCGCTGGGGGTAGGTCAAGGCCTGGGCCTCGGCATGGGGatgggtattggtattggtatggGCCGCGGCAGAGGCATGGCGGGCGCCAAAGCAGCTACAGGGAGGCGGGGAGTCAGCGGGCGCCCTATCAAGCCCCCGAAGAAAGACCTGCCTGACTCGGTGCAGCTCCAACCGGTGCGACGAGGCAAACTGGGCCAGCAGCTCCGGTACTGCAACGGGATTCTCAAAGAGCTGCTGTCCAAGAAACACGCGGCGTACGCCTGGCCTTTTTACAAACCAGTGGACGCCTCCATGCTGGGCCTACACGACTACCACGACATCATCAAGCAGCCCATGGACCTCAGCACCATCAAGGTACATGCCCTACCACACAGCCTGTTTTGTAATCCTTATGGACTCTAGGTAGGGCTGTACATCACAGCTTCATCAAGCACCATAAAGGTAGACTGTAAGTAATTATGTGACGTTaacttcctccactctccctctgcaGAGGAAAATGGACAGTCGAGAGTACCGGGACGCCCAGCAGTTTGCCGGTGACGTCAGGATAATGTATTCTAACTGCTATAAGTACAACCCTCCAGACCATGACGTGGTAACCATGGCACGCAAACTACAGGTACGGGTCAACACATTTTACGCATGGAGATATGTCTTTTTCTGGCTGAGTTTTTCTGGCCTTGCACAGTAGTTTCATACAGCTGAATGGACACGAGTTCGCTGGTCTGATATAGCCCTCCCCCTCTCCAGGACGTCTTTGAGTTCTGCTTTGCCAAGATGCCCGACGAGCCTGCGGCCCCTCCCGCTTCCATGGGTGGACGCTCctcatcttcttcctcttcctcctcgtcctCGTCTGAGAGCGACCccagcagcgagagcgagagcgacagcAGCCCCAGCTCGGACAGCGAGGAGGAGCGTGCACACCGCCTGGCCGAGCTGCAGGAACAGGTGTGTACACAGGTAGACTGACCCGGCCCTGCGTCCACcgcaacaccacacacacacaccatcacattgCATCCTCACTATAATACATggcatttttgtcatttagcggatgttcttatccagagcgacttaaagTTAGCCTATTCATCTATAGCTAGATGGGTGAGACAACCATTTCTCAGTCATAGTGAGTACATTTTTCTTCAATAAAGTAGctgtcagcaaagtcagtgctattAGGAAAAGTCATGTATGGGATTTTTGtatttatatacagtgtgtattatttatatatatatatatatatatatacacagaaaTAAAAAATTGCAAAAGTATTTCTGTGTACCTTAGCTGGAAGTGGTTGCCACAACAGTCACTGACCATGTCCTCTCCACGGTCCCATCAGCTGAAAGCAGTTCATGAGCAACTGGCCGCACTCTCCCAGGGCCCCATCGTCAAGCctaagaggaagaaagagaagaaggacaagaagaagaagaagaagcccgAGAAGCATCGGGGAAGCCGGGTGCCAGTCGAAGAGGATATGCCCATCCGGCCGCCCAAAACGCCCAAGGTCACCAAGACGTCGAAGATGCCGAAGACACCTAAGACCAAGAGCAGCAAAGGGGGCTCCACACAGGGCAAGAGGGGCACTGGCAAGAAGAGCAACAAGAGCAAGTGAGTGCTCTCTGCTAGCAGCGCTTCAACATCTCTTTGATATGATTTATTGTCTCCATGCTATAAAAATTCCCCAAAAGTATTCCTGACATAAACAAAATGTGCACCTTCAGGATTGAATCATTAAATCACACTTTCACCCTCAGGTCCTCCAAGAAGTCGCAGGCGGTGATGCTCAGCATGCACCAGATGAGCGCTGCGGCCATGCTCCCCCACTACGACtccgaggaggaggacgaggtgtCGCCCATGAGCTACGACGAGAAGCGCCAGCTCAGCCTGGACATCAACAAGCTGCCCGGGGAGAAGCTGGGCCGCGTGGTTCATATCATCCAGGCGCGCGAGCCATCGCTGCGTGACACTGACCCAGAGGAGATCGAGATAGACTTTGAGACGCTCAAGCCGTCCACGCTGCGTGAGCTGGAACGCTACGTTATGACCTGCCTCCGCAAGAAGCCTCGCAAACCCTATGGTGAGAGAGCTTTCCTATGTAGTGCCAGATCTGTTTTCAAATCTTCTCTGATCCCTGTTATGTGTCCCTGGATGGGCGAAACCATAGGGTTTTTCTGTCACAATTTTGGTCAAATGTCATAAATATTTCCCCTGTTCCCAAGATTTCACTGGGTAGCATTATAGTGACTTAGTCTCCGGTTTATTTGGATCGGTTGGTGAATGCAGACATTGCATCATCTAACCTCCCggtctcctctctgttagtaGGGAAGAAAGGTGGAGCAGGGAAGTCCCGGGAGGAGCTGGCTCTGGAGAAGCAGTTGGAACTGGAGCAGAGGTTGCTGGATGTCAGCGGGCAGCTCAACTCTGGCAAGAAGCCTCAGAAAACCAAAGGTGAGTCGGAATAAATCTGGATCACTGCCCACAGGGTACACATGACAACTAATTTCAGAGCATGCATAGAGATGTGAAACTACAAGCCCAAATGTATTTAAATATTACTGGCTCAGTACATTTTCACTAGCATATGGCCATGTCGACCTACATAGCATGTCATGAAAAAGTTCTGGACGAGATCAGCTCGGGTCTTTGGAAAACGTGTGGGTTATCTCAACATTATATTACAAGTATTTTATCTTGTGTGTATCGCTCAGCAGAGAAGCCCAGTGCTGTGGAGCCCCATGCCGTGGCGTCTCGCCTCAGCGCCAGCAGCTCCAGCTCagactcttcttcctcttcctcatcgtCGTCCTCTGACACCAGTGACTCGGACTGAATGCTCCGGAAGGACGGGCCTGGATCCCGCGAACCCCGGATAGGACAGTGCAGAACTGCTAACAGAGCCGCAGGCGGATCAGACTATAGTCAGAACTGACCTGAAATTAAGAGAAAGCTTTCCCTGTGTTCAGAGAAGCCAAACCCAACAGAAATAGTGGATGGAGAAATATTGAGTTGTTTCATTGCTTTAGAAACCTAGAGGGTTGACAGAGAGATGATGCATCATCTCATTGGAAAAAGTGCCCACGGTAGGATCTCTACAGGCTCTAGAAAGGCGGCAGGATCTCTACAGGCTCTAGAAAGACGGCAGGATCTCTACAGGCTCTAGAAAGACGGCAGGATCTCTACAGGCTCTAGAAAGACGGCAGGATCTCTACAGGCTCTAGAAAGACGGCAGGCTCTAGAAAGACGACAGGATCTCTACAGGCTCTAGAAAGACGACAGGATCTCTACAGGCTCTAGAAAGACGACAGGATCTCTACAGGCTCTAGAAAGACGGCAGGATCTCTACAGGCTCTAGAAAGACGGCAGGATCTCTACAGGCTCTAGAAAGACGGCAGGATCTCTACAGGCTCTAGAAAGACGGCAGGATCTCTACAGGCTCTAGAAAGACGGCAGGATCTCTACAGGCTCTAGAAAGACGGCAGGATCTCTACAGGCTCTAGAAAGACGGCAGGATCTCTACAGGCTCTAGAAAGACTGCAGGATCTCTACAGGCTCTAGAAAGACTGCAGGATCTCTACAGGCTCTAGAAAGCGAGACGGGTGGATGAGTCCAGAACTCTGGGATCATCTTGTACTATGTCTTTCTCGCCACACTGTGTATATACCGTgtacaaatatataaatatctATTTTTCTTTTATAAAGAAGAATTTTAAGGAATCCTCAAATGTGGGGAGAAAGTAAAGGTGTGGAAAGGCTGGCTTTAGTCTTTCTGTATAGAGGGCaaagtgtgtgtgagaatgtgtgggGCACGGCCTCGCACAGTAAACACAGTCCTGCTTAGTTGTTCATCTTGTTGATGCAGGTTGTTTAAATCATTGTGCATTGTAAAGCACCTTGGCTCAGTATAAATGTATGAACTGCACACATGGAGAAACTGAAGAGCATCAAGACCGCAGCATACGCATGTACTTCTACAGCTTGAGAGGGGTGTCCGTTGTACACATTTAATGAGACGTTTTGGTTTAAGCAAACTTAACTTTTTCCTATTTTTTTCACTCTGTAAATGACGTGTTTCTATCTTCTTGTGACCAACCTGCAAATAAATTGTGAGGACATGTCTCCATTCAACATTtacccacacacaaacagattCTTCCCTTGTTTTGTTCCGTCAATTGGATACGTCTAGGATTTGTCTAGTGAAGTCTACAGACTACTGAATGGTCACATCTCTCTTGCAAGACATTTGAACTTGCATGGGTAGTGCACAATGACTAGATTGAGACTTCACCTTTTCATTTCACTTTGTCTGGGGGAATTTTTTaaatttgatatatatatatatatatatatatatatatatattagagagAGATTTTATCTTAGTATGGTTCAGTGGGGTGCTGATATGCCTTCCTTGTACCCCAGATGTGATTCCCATACCGTTGCCATACCAGTGCTTTGCGGCACAGAACCACACTTTATTTTAACTACTTGGCCTTTTAACTTTTTGGCAGCTGGATGTTTTATTCAATTTAGCTAAATCTGGTTTGGGAAGAAGATTGTAGTGACTATTTCCTTGCTCATAGTGCGATTAACAGAAGCTGTATATATGCTTCATGAGATTCGGAGGTACTAAACTGATTTAGTTAAGAACCAtgctttttaaaaaatatataatagttTGAGAATTTAGATTTTGTACTTGTGTGATCAGTTATTTATTTCCCGGGGATTTGAATGGAATCCTGGAATCTTTATTGCATTTACTTGAAGGCAATGGAGAAAGTTATATTGGTAATAATGACAAAAACTACAAGCAAAAATGTGTACAGCTTTAAGGAAAAAAGGCAAGACTTagacttttttttaaagtgtgGAGCATGTTTCTACCA encodes the following:
- the LOC109903601 gene encoding bromodomain-containing protein 2 isoform X7, which codes for METAINPPHDSSLGGVDVGLQGVMMMEQGPPGPGKRIRKPSLLFEGFEGPPLLPHGQAPPSGSPRPLVYDTNRQGRATNQLQFLQRAMMKSLWRHHFAWPFHEPVDASKLSLPDYHKIIKQPMDMGTIKRRLENNYYRSASECMQDFNTMFTNCYIYNKPTDDIVLMAQSLEKAFLQKVAQMPQEEIELPPPPPRGKPGKPGKGRRPAVPGGVTTAHQVPAVSQSAYSPPTPDTPESLLSTPPQTLQAKSLPPTLHSTPAMLGLPPTQPTAKKKGVKRKADTTTPTTMAMPIPITMGVGGIGMGMVGGPDSPLTLTSLGVGQGLGLGMGMGIGIGMGRGRGMAGAKAATGRRGVSGRPIKPPKKDLPDSVQLQPVRRGKLGQQLRYCNGILKELLSKKHAAYAWPFYKPVDASMLGLHDYHDIIKQPMDLSTIKRKMDSREYRDAQQFAGDVRIMYSNCYKYNPPDHDVVTMARKLQDVFEFCFAKMPDEPAAPPASMGGRSSSSSSSSSSSSESDPSSESESDSSPSSDSEEERAHRLAELQEQLKAVHEQLAALSQGPIVKPKRKKEKKDKKKKKKPEKHRGSRVPVEEDMPIRPPKTPKVTKTSKMPKTPKTKSSKGGSTQGKRGTGKKSNKSKSSKKSQAVMLSMHQMSAAAMLPHYDSEEEDEVSPMSYDEKRQLSLDINKLPGEKLGRVVHIIQAREPSLRDTDPEEIEIDFETLKPSTLRELERYVMTCLRKKPRKPYVGKKGGAGKSREELALEKQLELEQRLLDVSGQLNSGKKPQKTKEKPSAVEPHAVASRLSASSSSSDSSSSSSSSSSDTSDSD
- the LOC109903601 gene encoding bromodomain-containing protein 2 isoform X2 encodes the protein METAINPPHDSSLGGVDVGLQGVMMMEQGPPGPGKRIRKPSLLFEGFEGPPLLPHGQAPPSGSPRPLVYDTNRQGRATNQLQFLQRAMMKSLWRHHFAWPFHEPVDASKLSLPDYHKIIKQPMDMGTIKRRLENNYYRSASECMQDFNTMFTNCYIYNKPTDDIVLMAQSLEKAFLQKVAQMPQEEIELPPPPPRGKPGKPGKGRRPAVPGGVTTAHQVPAVSQSAYSPPTPDTPESLLSTPPQTLQAKSLPPTLHSTPAMLGLPPTQPTAKKKGVKRKADTTTPTTMAMPIPITMGVGGIGMGMVGGPDSPLTLTSLGVGQGLGLGMGMGIGIGMGRGRGMAGAKAATGRRGVSGRPIKPPKKDLPDSVQLQPVRRGKLGQQLRYCNGILKELLSKKHAAYAWPFYKPVDASMLGLHDYHDIIKQPMDLSTIKRKMDSREYRDAQQFAGDVRIMYSNCYKYNPPDHDVVTMARKLQDVFEFCFAKMPDEPAAPPASMGGRSSSSSSSSSSSSESDPSSESESDSSPSSDSEEERAHRLAELQEQVCTQLKAVHEQLAALSQGPIVKPKRKKEKKDKKKKKKPEKHRGSRVPVEEDMPIRPPKTPKVTKTSKMPKTPKTKSSKGGSTQGKRGTGKKSNKSKSSKKSQAVMLSMHQMSAAAMLPHYDSEEEDEVSPMSYDEKRQLSLDINKLPGEKLGRVVHIIQAREPSLRDTDPEEIEIDFETLKPSTLRELERYVMTCLRKKPRKPYGKKGGAGKSREELALEKQLELEQRLLDVSGQLNSGKKPQKTKAEKPSAVEPHAVASRLSASSSSSDSSSSSSSSSSDTSDSD
- the LOC109903601 gene encoding bromodomain-containing protein 2 isoform X5, with product METAINPPHDSSLGGVDVGLQGVMMMEQGPPGPGKRIRKPSLLFEGFEGPPLLPHGQAPPSGSPRPLVYDTNRQGRATNQLQFLQRAMMKSLWRHHFAWPFHEPVDASKLSLPDYHKIIKQPMDMGTIKRRLENNYYRSASECMQDFNTMFTNCYIYNKPTDDIVLMAQSLEKAFLQKVAQMPQEEIELPPPPPRGKPGKPGKGRRPAVPGGVTTAHQVPAVSQSAYSPPTPDTPESLLSTPPQTLQAKSLPPTLHSTPAMLGLPPTQPTAKKKGVKRKADTTTPTTMAMPIPITMGVGGIGMGMVGGPDSPLTLTSLGVGQGLGLGMGMGIGIGMGRGRGMAGAKAATGRRGVSGRPIKPPKKDLPDSVQLQPVRRGKLGQQLRYCNGILKELLSKKHAAYAWPFYKPVDASMLGLHDYHDIIKQPMDLSTIKRKMDSREYRDAQQFAGDVRIMYSNCYKYNPPDHDVVTMARKLQDVFEFCFAKMPDEPAAPPASMGGRSSSSSSSSSSSSESDPSSESESDSSPSSDSEEERAHRLAELQEQLKAVHEQLAALSQGPIVKPKRKKEKKDKKKKKKPEKHRGSRVPVEEDMPIRPPKTPKVTKTSKMPKTPKTKSSKGGSTQGKRGTGKKSNKSKSSKKSQAVMLSMHQMSAAAMLPHYDSEEEDEVSPMSYDEKRQLSLDINKLPGEKLGRVVHIIQAREPSLRDTDPEEIEIDFETLKPSTLRELERYVMTCLRKKPRKPYVGKKGGAGKSREELALEKQLELEQRLLDVSGQLNSGKKPQKTKAEKPSAVEPHAVASRLSASSSSSDSSSSSSSSSSDTSDSD
- the LOC109903601 gene encoding bromodomain-containing protein 2 isoform X4, with the translated sequence METAINPPHDSSLGGVDVGLQGVMMMEQGPPGPGKRIRKPSLLFEGFEGPPLLPHGQAPPSGSPRPLVYDTNRQGRATNQLQFLQRAMMKSLWRHHFAWPFHEPVDASKLSLPDYHKIIKQPMDMGTIKRRLENNYYRSASECMQDFNTMFTNCYIYNKPTDDIVLMAQSLEKAFLQKVAQMPQEEIELPPPPPRGKPGKPGKGRRPAVPGGVTTAHQVPAVSQSAYSPPTPDTPESLLSTPPQTLQAKSLPPTLHSTPAMLGLPPTQPTAKKKGVKRKADTTTPTTMAMPIPITMGVGGIGMGMVGGPDSPLTLTSLGVGQGLGLGMGMGIGIGMGRGRGMAGAKAATGRRGVSGRPIKPPKKDLPDSVQLQPVRRGKLGQQLRYCNGILKELLSKKHAAYAWPFYKPVDASMLGLHDYHDIIKQPMDLSTIKRKMDSREYRDAQQFAGDVRIMYSNCYKYNPPDHDVVTMARKLQDVFEFCFAKMPDEPAAPPASMGGRSSSSSSSSSSSSESDPSSESESDSSPSSDSEEERAHRLAELQEQVCTQLKAVHEQLAALSQGPIVKPKRKKEKKDKKKKKKPEKHRGSRVPVEEDMPIRPPKTPKVTKTSKMPKTPKTKSSKGGSTQGKRGTGKKSNKSKSSKKSQAVMLSMHQMSAAAMLPHYDSEEEDEVSPMSYDEKRQLSLDINKLPGEKLGRVVHIIQAREPSLRDTDPEEIEIDFETLKPSTLRELERYVMTCLRKKPRKPYGKKGGAGKSREELALEKQLELEQRLLDVSGQLNSGKKPQKTKEKPSAVEPHAVASRLSASSSSSDSSSSSSSSSSDTSDSD
- the LOC109903601 gene encoding bromodomain-containing protein 2 isoform X3, whose protein sequence is METAINPPHDSSLGGVDVGLQGVMMMEQGPPGPGKRIRKPSLLFEGFEGPPLLPHGQAPPSGSPRPLVYDTNRQGRATNQLQFLQRAMMKSLWRHHFAWPFHEPVDASKLSLPDYHKIIKQPMDMGTIKRRLENNYYRSASECMQDFNTMFTNCYIYNKPTDDIVLMAQSLEKAFLQKVAQMPQEEIELPPPPPRGKPGKPGKGRRPAVPGGVTTAHQVPAVSQSAYSPPTPDTPESLLSTPPQTLQAKSLPPTLHSTPAMLGLPPTQPTAKKKGVKRKADTTTPTTMAMPIPITMGVGGIGMGMVGGPDSPLTLTSLGVGQGLGLGMGMGIGIGMGRGRGMAGAKAATGRRGVSGRPIKPPKKDLPDSVQLQPVRRGKLGQQLRYCNGILKELLSKKHAAYAWPFYKPVDASMLGLHDYHDIIKQPMDLSTIKRKMDSREYRDAQQFAGDVRIMYSNCYKYNPPDHDVVTMARKLQDVFEFCFAKMPDEPAAPPASMGGRSSSSSSSSSSSSESDPSSESESDSSPSSDSEEERAHRLAELQEQVCTQLKAVHEQLAALSQGPIVKPKRKKEKKDKKKKKKPEKHRGSRVPVEEDMPIRPPKTPKVTKTSKMPKTPKTKSSKGGSTQGKRGTGKKSNKSKSSKKSQAVMLSMHQMSAAAMLPHYDSEEEDEVSPMSYDEKRQLSLDINKLPGEKLGRVVHIIQAREPSLRDTDPEEIEIDFETLKPSTLRELERYVMTCLRKKPRKPYVGKKGGAGKSREELALEKQLELEQRLLDVSGQLNSGKKPQKTKEKPSAVEPHAVASRLSASSSSSDSSSSSSSSSSDTSDSD
- the LOC109903601 gene encoding bromodomain-containing protein 2 isoform X1, translating into METAINPPHDSSLGGVDVGLQGVMMMEQGPPGPGKRIRKPSLLFEGFEGPPLLPHGQAPPSGSPRPLVYDTNRQGRATNQLQFLQRAMMKSLWRHHFAWPFHEPVDASKLSLPDYHKIIKQPMDMGTIKRRLENNYYRSASECMQDFNTMFTNCYIYNKPTDDIVLMAQSLEKAFLQKVAQMPQEEIELPPPPPRGKPGKPGKGRRPAVPGGVTTAHQVPAVSQSAYSPPTPDTPESLLSTPPQTLQAKSLPPTLHSTPAMLGLPPTQPTAKKKGVKRKADTTTPTTMAMPIPITMGVGGIGMGMVGGPDSPLTLTSLGVGQGLGLGMGMGIGIGMGRGRGMAGAKAATGRRGVSGRPIKPPKKDLPDSVQLQPVRRGKLGQQLRYCNGILKELLSKKHAAYAWPFYKPVDASMLGLHDYHDIIKQPMDLSTIKRKMDSREYRDAQQFAGDVRIMYSNCYKYNPPDHDVVTMARKLQDVFEFCFAKMPDEPAAPPASMGGRSSSSSSSSSSSSESDPSSESESDSSPSSDSEEERAHRLAELQEQVCTQLKAVHEQLAALSQGPIVKPKRKKEKKDKKKKKKPEKHRGSRVPVEEDMPIRPPKTPKVTKTSKMPKTPKTKSSKGGSTQGKRGTGKKSNKSKSSKKSQAVMLSMHQMSAAAMLPHYDSEEEDEVSPMSYDEKRQLSLDINKLPGEKLGRVVHIIQAREPSLRDTDPEEIEIDFETLKPSTLRELERYVMTCLRKKPRKPYVGKKGGAGKSREELALEKQLELEQRLLDVSGQLNSGKKPQKTKAEKPSAVEPHAVASRLSASSSSSDSSSSSSSSSSDTSDSD
- the LOC109903601 gene encoding bromodomain-containing protein 2 isoform X6 — translated: METAINPPHDSSLGGVDVGLQGVMMMEQGPPGPGKRIRKPSLLFEGFEGPPLLPHGQAPPSGSPRPLVYDTNRQGRATNQLQFLQRAMMKSLWRHHFAWPFHEPVDASKLSLPDYHKIIKQPMDMGTIKRRLENNYYRSASECMQDFNTMFTNCYIYNKPTDDIVLMAQSLEKAFLQKVAQMPQEEIELPPPPPRGKPGKPGKGRRPAVPGGVTTAHQVPAVSQSAYSPPTPDTPESLLSTPPQTLQAKSLPPTLHSTPAMLGLPPTQPTAKKKGVKRKADTTTPTTMAMPIPITMGVGGIGMGMVGGPDSPLTLTSLGVGQGLGLGMGMGIGIGMGRGRGMAGAKAATGRRGVSGRPIKPPKKDLPDSVQLQPVRRGKLGQQLRYCNGILKELLSKKHAAYAWPFYKPVDASMLGLHDYHDIIKQPMDLSTIKRKMDSREYRDAQQFAGDVRIMYSNCYKYNPPDHDVVTMARKLQDVFEFCFAKMPDEPAAPPASMGGRSSSSSSSSSSSSESDPSSESESDSSPSSDSEEERAHRLAELQEQLKAVHEQLAALSQGPIVKPKRKKEKKDKKKKKKPEKHRGSRVPVEEDMPIRPPKTPKVTKTSKMPKTPKTKSSKGGSTQGKRGTGKKSNKSKSSKKSQAVMLSMHQMSAAAMLPHYDSEEEDEVSPMSYDEKRQLSLDINKLPGEKLGRVVHIIQAREPSLRDTDPEEIEIDFETLKPSTLRELERYVMTCLRKKPRKPYGKKGGAGKSREELALEKQLELEQRLLDVSGQLNSGKKPQKTKAEKPSAVEPHAVASRLSASSSSSDSSSSSSSSSSDTSDSD
- the LOC109903601 gene encoding bromodomain-containing protein 2 isoform X8, encoding METAINPPHDSSLGGVDVGLQGVMMMEQGPPGPGKRIRKPSLLFEGFEGPPLLPHGQAPPSGSPRPLVYDTNRQGRATNQLQFLQRAMMKSLWRHHFAWPFHEPVDASKLSLPDYHKIIKQPMDMGTIKRRLENNYYRSASECMQDFNTMFTNCYIYNKPTDDIVLMAQSLEKAFLQKVAQMPQEEIELPPPPPRGKPGKPGKGRRPAVPGGVTTAHQVPAVSQSAYSPPTPDTPESLLSTPPQTLQAKSLPPTLHSTPAMLGLPPTQPTAKKKGVKRKADTTTPTTMAMPIPITMGVGGIGMGMVGGPDSPLTLTSLGVGQGLGLGMGMGIGIGMGRGRGMAGAKAATGRRGVSGRPIKPPKKDLPDSVQLQPVRRGKLGQQLRYCNGILKELLSKKHAAYAWPFYKPVDASMLGLHDYHDIIKQPMDLSTIKRKMDSREYRDAQQFAGDVRIMYSNCYKYNPPDHDVVTMARKLQDVFEFCFAKMPDEPAAPPASMGGRSSSSSSSSSSSSESDPSSESESDSSPSSDSEEERAHRLAELQEQLKAVHEQLAALSQGPIVKPKRKKEKKDKKKKKKPEKHRGSRVPVEEDMPIRPPKTPKVTKTSKMPKTPKTKSSKGGSTQGKRGTGKKSNKSKSSKKSQAVMLSMHQMSAAAMLPHYDSEEEDEVSPMSYDEKRQLSLDINKLPGEKLGRVVHIIQAREPSLRDTDPEEIEIDFETLKPSTLRELERYVMTCLRKKPRKPYGKKGGAGKSREELALEKQLELEQRLLDVSGQLNSGKKPQKTKEKPSAVEPHAVASRLSASSSSSDSSSSSSSSSSDTSDSD